Proteins encoded together in one Catellatospora citrea window:
- the pdxS gene encoding pyridoxal 5'-phosphate synthase lyase subunit PdxS encodes MSATESVNVPVTGTARVKRGMAEMLKGGVIMDVVNAEQAKIAEDAGAVAVMALERVPADIRAQGGVSRMSDPDMIDGIINAVSIPVMAKARIGHFVEAQVLQALGVDYIDESEVLTPADYANHIDKWQFTVPFVCGATNLGEALRRITEGAAMIRSKGEAGTGDVSNATTHMRKIRGEIKKLTSLPADELYVAAKELQAPYELVKEIAETGKLPVVLFTAGGIATPADAAMMMQLGAEGVFVGSGIFKSGNPAQRAEAIVKATTFFDDPDVLAKVSRGLGEAMVGINVDEIPQPHRLAERGW; translated from the coding sequence ATGTCTGCAACCGAGTCTGTGAACGTACCGGTGACCGGCACCGCCCGCGTGAAGCGCGGTATGGCCGAGATGCTCAAGGGCGGCGTGATCATGGACGTCGTCAACGCGGAGCAGGCGAAGATCGCCGAGGACGCCGGCGCCGTCGCCGTCATGGCGCTGGAGCGGGTGCCCGCCGACATCCGCGCCCAGGGCGGCGTGTCCCGCATGAGCGACCCCGACATGATCGACGGCATCATCAACGCCGTCTCCATCCCGGTCATGGCCAAGGCCCGCATCGGCCACTTCGTCGAGGCACAGGTGCTGCAGGCGCTCGGCGTGGACTACATCGACGAGTCCGAGGTGCTGACCCCGGCCGACTACGCCAACCACATCGACAAGTGGCAGTTCACCGTGCCGTTCGTGTGCGGCGCGACCAACCTGGGCGAGGCGCTGCGCCGGATCACCGAGGGCGCGGCCATGATCCGTTCCAAGGGCGAGGCCGGCACCGGCGACGTCTCCAACGCCACCACCCACATGCGTAAGATCCGTGGCGAGATCAAGAAGCTGACCTCGCTGCCCGCCGACGAGCTCTACGTCGCGGCCAAGGAGCTGCAGGCGCCGTACGAGCTGGTCAAGGAGATCGCCGAGACCGGCAAGCTGCCGGTCGTGCTGTTCACCGCGGGCGGCATCGCCACCCCGGCCGACGCCGCGATGATGATGCAGCTCGGCGCCGAGGGCGTCTTCGTGGGCTCGGGCATCTTCAAGTCGGGCAACCCGGCCCAGCGCGCCGAGGCCATCGTGAAGGCCACCACCTTCTTCGACGACCCGGACGTGCTCGCCAAGGTGTCCCGCGGCCTGGGCGAGGCCATGGTCGGCATCAACGTCGACGAGATCCCGCAGCCGCACCGCCTGGCCGAGCGCGGCTGGTGA